The following proteins are encoded in a genomic region of Nocardioides sp. cx-173:
- the paaZ gene encoding phenylacetic acid degradation bifunctional protein PaaZ has product MSRLLESYAAGRWHTASDEGAPLLDAATGEEVARISATGLDLGEMTTYARTVGGPALRALTFHERAALLKQLAKHLGVDKDELYDLSFRTGATRRDSMVDIDGGIGTLFSYASKGTRELPNDTVVLDGGLERLGRTGAFVGQHVYTSRPGVAVQINAFNFPVWGMLEKLAPAFLAGLPTIVKPASQTAYLTELAVRRIVESGILPDGTLQLLCGSASGLLDELTVQDSVAFTGSAHTAGMLRNHTNVLHGGVRLGVEADSLNCSILGPDVTADDPELDLFVKGVVTEMTVKAGQKCTAIRRAIVPAAMAEVVIEAISARLAKVSVGNPAHEDVRMGALASLEQRDEVRKAVQQLRASAEVVFGDPDHVEVVDGDAERGAFMSPVLLRAPKGAVEVHDVEPFGPVSTVLAYDSLDEAVELAARGKGSLVGSLVTHDPDVARHVVLGVAPWHGRILVLDRDDAPESTGHGSPLPVLVHGGPGRAGGGEELGGVRGVLHHLQRTAIQASPDMMTAITGRWTTGSARVEDGVHPFRKSLATLAIGDTITSEARTVTLEDIEHFAEFTGDTFYAHTDEEAAKQNPLFGGIVAHGYLVVSLAAGLFVDPDPGPVLANFGVDHLRFLTPVKAGDAIAVTLTVKQITPRSGADYGEVRWDAVVTNADGDPVATYDVLTLVAKEWDR; this is encoded by the coding sequence GTGTCGAGACTTCTGGAGAGCTACGCCGCCGGCCGCTGGCACACCGCGAGCGACGAGGGCGCCCCGCTGCTCGACGCGGCCACCGGCGAGGAGGTCGCGCGGATCTCCGCGACCGGGCTCGACCTCGGCGAGATGACGACGTACGCCCGCACCGTCGGCGGCCCGGCCCTGCGCGCGCTGACCTTCCACGAGCGCGCGGCGCTGCTCAAGCAGCTGGCCAAGCACCTGGGCGTCGACAAGGACGAGCTCTACGACCTGTCCTTTCGCACCGGCGCGACCCGGCGCGACTCGATGGTCGACATCGACGGCGGCATCGGCACGCTCTTCAGCTACGCCAGCAAGGGCACCCGCGAGCTGCCCAACGACACCGTCGTCCTCGACGGCGGCCTGGAGCGCCTGGGCAGGACCGGCGCCTTCGTCGGCCAGCACGTCTACACCTCGCGCCCCGGCGTCGCGGTCCAGATCAACGCCTTCAACTTTCCCGTGTGGGGCATGCTCGAGAAGCTCGCGCCGGCGTTCCTCGCCGGCCTGCCGACCATCGTCAAGCCGGCCAGCCAGACCGCCTATCTCACCGAGCTCGCCGTACGCCGGATCGTGGAGTCGGGCATCCTGCCCGACGGCACCCTGCAGCTGCTGTGCGGCAGCGCGTCGGGGCTGCTGGACGAGCTGACCGTGCAGGACTCGGTGGCGTTCACCGGCTCGGCGCACACCGCCGGGATGCTGCGCAACCACACCAACGTGCTGCACGGCGGGGTACGGCTCGGCGTCGAGGCCGACTCGCTCAACTGCTCGATCCTCGGCCCCGACGTGACCGCGGACGACCCCGAGCTCGACCTGTTCGTCAAGGGTGTCGTCACCGAGATGACGGTCAAGGCCGGCCAGAAGTGCACCGCGATCCGCCGCGCGATCGTGCCGGCCGCGATGGCCGAGGTCGTCATCGAGGCGATCTCCGCCCGCCTGGCCAAGGTGAGCGTCGGCAACCCCGCCCACGAGGACGTCCGCATGGGCGCGCTGGCCTCGCTGGAGCAGCGCGACGAGGTGCGCAAGGCCGTGCAGCAGCTGCGCGCCTCGGCCGAGGTGGTCTTCGGCGACCCCGACCACGTCGAGGTCGTCGACGGCGACGCCGAGCGCGGCGCCTTCATGTCGCCGGTCCTGCTGCGCGCGCCGAAGGGCGCCGTGGAGGTCCACGACGTCGAGCCGTTCGGGCCGGTCAGCACCGTGCTCGCCTACGACTCCCTCGACGAGGCCGTCGAGCTGGCCGCCCGTGGCAAGGGCTCGCTGGTCGGCTCGCTCGTCACCCACGACCCCGACGTCGCCCGGCACGTCGTGCTCGGCGTCGCGCCGTGGCACGGCCGGATCCTGGTGCTCGACCGCGACGACGCGCCGGAGTCCACCGGCCACGGCTCCCCACTGCCGGTGCTCGTGCACGGCGGCCCCGGCCGGGCCGGCGGCGGCGAGGAGCTGGGCGGCGTACGCGGCGTCCTGCACCACCTGCAGCGCACCGCGATCCAGGCCTCCCCCGACATGATGACCGCGATCACCGGCCGCTGGACGACCGGCTCGGCGCGCGTCGAGGACGGGGTGCACCCGTTCCGCAAGAGCCTGGCCACGCTGGCGATCGGCGACACCATCACCTCCGAGGCGCGCACGGTCACCCTCGAGGACATCGAGCACTTCGCGGAGTTCACCGGCGACACGTTCTACGCCCACACCGACGAGGAAGCCGCCAAGCAGAACCCGCTCTTCGGAGGCATCGTCGCCCACGGCTACCTGGTCGTCTCGCTCGCGGCCGGGCTCTTCGTCGACCCCGACCCGGGCCCGGTGCTGGCCAACTTCGGCGTCGACCACCTGCGCTTCCTGACCCCGGTCAAGGCCGGCGACGCGATCGCGGTGACGCTCACCGTCAAGCAGATCACCCCGCGGTCGGGCGCCGACTACGGCGAGGTGCGGTGGGACGCTGTGGTCACCAACGCCGACGGCGACCCGGTCGCCACCTACGACGTGCTCACGCTCGTCGCGAAGGAGTGGGACCGCTGA
- the paaB gene encoding 1,2-phenylacetyl-CoA epoxidase subunit PaaB, whose product MSEVQAEWPLYEVFVRGKRGLNHVHVGSLHAADDEMAVRHARDVYTRRNEGVSIWVVRAEAITASSPDEKDPFFAPSGDKVYRHPTFYDIPADVPHM is encoded by the coding sequence ATGAGCGAGGTCCAGGCCGAGTGGCCTCTCTACGAGGTGTTCGTGCGCGGCAAGCGCGGCCTCAACCACGTCCACGTCGGCTCGCTGCACGCGGCCGACGACGAGATGGCCGTACGCCACGCGCGCGACGTCTACACGCGCCGCAACGAGGGCGTGAGCATCTGGGTGGTGCGCGCCGAGGCGATCACCGCGTCCAGCCCCGACGAGAAGGACCCGTTCTTCGCGCCCAGCGGCGACAAGGTCTACCGGCACCCGACCTTCTACGACATCCCGGCCGACGTGCCGCACATGTGA
- a CDS encoding EthD family reductase, whose protein sequence is MHRLTVQYFDPADADAFLAAYRERHVPLAQAVPGVERLTLSTPHGDGAPYLQAELWFADRESMLAGLSSAEMGAAAADAETYDVARRAAFTGEVEEI, encoded by the coding sequence ATGCACCGACTGACCGTGCAGTACTTCGACCCGGCGGACGCCGACGCCTTCCTCGCCGCCTACCGCGAGCGGCACGTCCCGCTCGCGCAGGCGGTCCCGGGCGTCGAGCGCCTCACCCTGAGCACCCCGCACGGCGACGGTGCGCCGTACCTCCAGGCGGAGCTGTGGTTCGCCGACCGCGAGTCGATGTTGGCCGGCCTGTCCTCCGCCGAGATGGGCGCGGCGGCCGCCGACGCGGAGACGTACGACGTCGCCCGGCGCGCGGCGTTCACCGGCGAGGTCGAGGAGATCTAG
- a CDS encoding TetR/AcrR family transcriptional regulator, producing MSEAAEPAARRGRPGYDQATVLRRAIELFNRQGYDGTSMGDLAAELGLSKSAIYHHVPSKSHLLEQALHEALDELTTLVETAVDESTGTAYERLREVVRESVRVLVAHQDAVTLLLRVRGNGEVEQEALARRRWIDARLAELVAAAVEEGALRADVAPDLVSRLLFGMVNSLVEWYRPGGAVDTDVLSHAITTIAFDGLAAHRA from the coding sequence ATGTCTGAGGCAGCCGAGCCCGCGGCCCGGCGGGGGCGGCCGGGGTACGACCAGGCGACGGTGCTGCGGCGGGCGATCGAGCTGTTCAACCGGCAGGGGTACGACGGCACCAGCATGGGCGATCTGGCCGCGGAGCTGGGCCTGAGCAAGTCCGCGATCTACCACCACGTCCCGAGCAAGTCGCACCTGCTGGAGCAGGCACTGCACGAGGCGCTGGACGAGCTGACGACGCTGGTCGAGACGGCGGTGGACGAGTCCACGGGCACGGCGTACGAGCGGCTGCGCGAGGTGGTGCGCGAGAGCGTGCGGGTGCTGGTCGCCCATCAGGACGCGGTCACGCTGCTGCTGCGGGTGCGGGGCAACGGCGAGGTGGAGCAGGAGGCACTCGCCCGGCGGCGCTGGATCGACGCGCGCCTGGCCGAGCTGGTCGCGGCGGCCGTCGAGGAGGGGGCGCTGCGCGCGGACGTGGCGCCCGACCTGGTGAGCCGGCTGCTCTTCGGCATGGTCAACTCGCTGGTCGAGTGGTACCGCCCCGGTGGCGCGGTCGACACCGACGTCCTCTCGCACGCCATCACCACCATCGCCTTCGACGGGCTGGCCGCGCACCGCGCCTGA
- the paaD gene encoding 1,2-phenylacetyl-CoA epoxidase subunit PaaD, which yields MTAAYDVARTVTDPEMPMLTLEDLGVLRDVSEDGGAVVVAITPTYSGCPAMATMRDDLVHRLRDAGYDDVRVRVELDPAWSSDWITERGRAALAEHGISPPGPAEHRDGPVVLNLLPTRRAIHCPRCGATEVELTSEFGATACKALYRCTACLEPFEHVKEI from the coding sequence ATGACCGCGGCGTACGACGTCGCGCGCACGGTCACCGACCCCGAGATGCCGATGCTCACGCTCGAGGACCTCGGCGTGCTGCGCGACGTCTCCGAGGACGGCGGCGCCGTGGTCGTGGCGATCACGCCGACGTACTCCGGCTGCCCGGCGATGGCCACCATGCGCGACGACCTGGTGCACCGCCTGCGCGACGCCGGGTACGACGACGTGCGGGTGCGCGTCGAGCTCGACCCGGCCTGGTCGAGCGACTGGATCACCGAGCGCGGCCGCGCGGCGCTGGCCGAGCACGGCATCTCGCCGCCGGGGCCGGCCGAGCACCGCGACGGGCCGGTCGTGCTCAACCTGCTGCCCACCCGGCGCGCGATCCACTGCCCGCGCTGCGGCGCGACCGAGGTGGAGCTGACCTCGGAGTTCGGGGCGACGGCGTGCAAGGCGCTCTACCGCTGCACGGCGTGCCTCGAGCCGTTCGAGCACGTGAAGGAGATCTGA
- the paaA gene encoding 1,2-phenylacetyl-CoA epoxidase subunit PaaA yields MTLTESELQQGFEATIAHHDRIEPRDWMPEGYRKTLVRQVAQHAHSEIIGMQPEGAWITRAPSLRRKAILLAKVQDEAGHGLYLYSACETLGVSRGELTEMLIEGKQKYSSIFNYPTLTYADVGTIGWLVDGAAICNQVPLCRTSFGPYGRAMIRICKEESFHQRQGYELLMTMMRGTDEQRAMVQESVDRFWWPALMMFGPPDDESPNSAQSMAWGIKRNTNDELRQRFVDMSVPQAEALGVTFPDPDLRWNEERGHHDFGTPDWDEFLQVVKGDGPCNRQRIAHRRRAHEDGAWVREAASAHARATQERERDRAKVERAPAPSSRGADGRVETR; encoded by the coding sequence ATGACGCTGACGGAGAGCGAGCTCCAGCAGGGGTTCGAGGCGACCATCGCCCACCACGACCGCATCGAGCCGCGCGACTGGATGCCCGAGGGCTACCGAAAGACGCTGGTGCGCCAGGTGGCCCAGCACGCCCACTCCGAGATCATCGGGATGCAGCCCGAGGGGGCCTGGATCACGCGCGCCCCGTCGCTGCGGCGCAAGGCGATCCTGCTGGCCAAGGTGCAGGACGAGGCCGGCCACGGGCTCTACCTCTACTCCGCCTGCGAGACCCTCGGCGTCTCGCGCGGGGAGCTGACCGAGATGCTCATCGAGGGGAAGCAGAAGTACTCCTCGATCTTCAACTACCCCACGCTCACCTACGCCGACGTCGGCACCATCGGCTGGCTCGTCGACGGCGCCGCGATCTGCAACCAGGTCCCGCTGTGCCGTACGTCGTTCGGCCCCTACGGCCGCGCCATGATCCGCATCTGCAAGGAGGAGTCCTTCCACCAGCGGCAGGGCTACGAGCTGTTGATGACGATGATGCGCGGCACCGACGAGCAGCGCGCGATGGTGCAGGAGTCGGTCGACCGTTTCTGGTGGCCGGCGCTGATGATGTTCGGCCCGCCCGACGACGAGTCGCCCAACTCCGCGCAGTCGATGGCGTGGGGGATCAAGCGCAACACCAACGACGAGCTGCGCCAGCGCTTCGTCGACATGAGCGTGCCGCAGGCCGAGGCCCTCGGCGTCACCTTCCCCGACCCCGACCTGCGTTGGAACGAGGAGCGCGGCCACCACGACTTCGGCACCCCCGACTGGGACGAGTTCCTGCAGGTCGTCAAGGGCGACGGGCCCTGCAACCGCCAGCGCATCGCCCACCGGCGGCGGGCTCACGAGGACGGGGCGTGGGTCAGGGAGGCGGCGAGCGCGCACGCACGCGCGACGCAGGAGCGCGAGCGTGACCGCGCGAAGGTCGAGCGAGCCCCGGCGCCGAGCTCGCGAGGCGCCGACGGGCGGGTCGAGACCCGATGA
- the paaE gene encoding 1,2-phenylacetyl-CoA epoxidase subunit PaaE: MTIAPEAPARVGGRVQPVFHTLTVSAVERLTDDAAAITFAVPEHLRDAFAFEAGQSLTLRRTIDGQEHRRTYSICAPVGAPPRVGVREIPDGLFSSWLVREVRPGDEVEVQTPTGSFRADPAAGGRHLCIAAGSGITPMLSIASTVLAGHPEAEVTLLYGNRTSGSVMFAEDLGDLKNRHGRRFRLSHVLSREPRDAELFSGRLDADRLRRLLSVLVPARAMDHVWLCGPFAMIQDARSVLAELGVPEDRVHFELFYVDEPPPELVREVAVADGETSDVTVVLDGLSATAPMPRGQTLLDGAQATRSDLPFACKGGVCGTCRALVREGEVDMRRNYALERAEVDAGFVLTCQTYPVSDVVTVDFDA; this comes from the coding sequence ATGACGATCGCCCCCGAGGCACCCGCCCGCGTCGGCGGCCGCGTCCAGCCGGTCTTCCACACCCTGACCGTCTCCGCCGTCGAGCGGCTCACCGACGACGCCGCGGCCATCACCTTCGCCGTGCCCGAGCACCTGCGCGACGCCTTCGCCTTCGAGGCCGGGCAGTCGCTCACGCTGCGCCGCACGATCGACGGCCAGGAGCACCGGCGTACGTACTCGATCTGCGCGCCCGTCGGCGCTCCGCCGCGGGTCGGCGTACGCGAGATCCCGGACGGGCTGTTCTCCTCGTGGCTGGTGCGCGAGGTGCGCCCCGGCGACGAGGTCGAGGTGCAGACGCCGACCGGCAGCTTCCGCGCCGACCCGGCCGCCGGGGGGCGGCACCTCTGCATCGCCGCGGGCTCGGGCATCACCCCGATGCTGTCGATCGCGAGCACCGTCCTGGCCGGGCACCCCGAGGCCGAGGTGACGCTGCTCTACGGCAACCGCACGAGCGGGTCGGTGATGTTTGCCGAGGACCTCGGCGACCTGAAGAACCGCCACGGCCGGCGCTTCCGGCTCTCGCACGTGCTGAGCCGCGAGCCCCGAGACGCCGAGCTGTTCTCCGGCCGGCTCGACGCCGACCGGCTGCGCCGCCTGCTGTCGGTGCTGGTGCCCGCGCGGGCGATGGACCACGTCTGGCTGTGCGGCCCGTTCGCGATGATCCAGGACGCGCGGTCGGTGCTGGCCGAGCTCGGCGTGCCCGAGGACCGCGTGCACTTCGAGCTCTTCTACGTCGACGAGCCGCCGCCGGAGCTGGTGCGCGAGGTCGCGGTCGCCGACGGCGAGACCAGCGACGTGACCGTCGTACTCGACGGGCTCTCGGCCACGGCGCCGATGCCGCGCGGGCAGACCCTCCTCGACGGCGCGCAGGCGACGCGCTCGGACCTGCCGTTCGCCTGCAAGGGCGGCGTGTGCGGCACCTGCCGGGCGCTGGTGCGCGAGGGCGAGGTCGACATGCGCCGCAACTACGCGCTGGAGAGGGCGGAGGTCGACGCCGGGTTCGTGCTGACCTGTCAGACCTACCCCGTCAGCGACGTCGTCACCGTCGACTTCGACGCGTGA
- the paaK gene encoding phenylacetate--CoA ligase PaaK, whose amino-acid sequence MGLAGAALAGMGMGELEAIETASVDELRALQLERLRATVQHAYAHVPHYRAAWDAAGVHPDDVRELGDLARLPFTTKADLRDNYPYGMFAVPREQVSRIHASSGTTGKPTVVGYTAEDLDIWATVMARSIRAAGGRPGDLLHNAYGYGLFTGGLGAHYGAERLGCTVVPVSGGMTERQVTLILDFQPRIIMVTPSYMLAIVDEMRRQGVDPRSTSLEIGIFGAEPWTNEMRLEVEQTLGIDAVDVYGLSEVMGPGVAQECVETKDGLHVWEDHFYPEVVDPVTGEVLPDGERGELVFTSLTKQAMPVFRYRTRDLTRLLPGTARTMRRMEKVTGRTDDMIILRGVNLFPTQIEELLLGTPELSPHFQCVLSRGGTLDEMTVLVEHREGVATASAEEAGRHLQHLVKSTIGVSVGIEVREPGGIERSVGKMRRIVDQRPKR is encoded by the coding sequence GTGGGGCTTGCGGGTGCTGCACTGGCGGGCATGGGCATGGGCGAGCTGGAGGCGATCGAGACTGCGTCGGTCGACGAGCTGCGGGCGCTGCAGCTGGAGCGGCTGCGCGCCACGGTGCAGCACGCCTACGCGCACGTGCCGCACTACCGGGCGGCGTGGGACGCGGCGGGGGTGCACCCGGACGACGTACGGGAGCTGGGCGACCTGGCGAGGCTGCCGTTCACGACCAAGGCGGACCTGCGCGACAACTACCCCTACGGGATGTTCGCGGTGCCGCGCGAGCAGGTGTCGCGCATCCACGCCTCCTCCGGGACGACGGGGAAGCCGACGGTGGTCGGCTACACCGCCGAGGACCTCGACATCTGGGCCACCGTGATGGCGCGCAGCATCCGCGCGGCCGGCGGGCGGCCGGGCGACCTGCTGCACAACGCCTACGGCTACGGGCTGTTCACCGGCGGGCTCGGCGCCCACTACGGCGCGGAGAGGCTGGGCTGCACCGTCGTGCCGGTCTCCGGCGGCATGACCGAGCGGCAGGTGACGCTGATCCTCGACTTCCAGCCGCGGATCATCATGGTGACGCCGTCGTACATGCTCGCGATCGTCGACGAGATGCGCCGCCAGGGCGTCGACCCGCGCTCGACGTCGCTGGAGATCGGGATCTTCGGCGCGGAGCCGTGGACCAACGAGATGCGCCTGGAGGTGGAGCAGACGCTCGGCATCGACGCCGTCGACGTCTACGGGCTCTCGGAGGTGATGGGGCCGGGCGTCGCGCAGGAGTGCGTGGAGACCAAGGACGGCCTGCATGTCTGGGAGGACCACTTCTACCCCGAGGTCGTCGACCCCGTCACCGGCGAGGTGTTGCCGGACGGGGAGAGGGGGGAGCTGGTGTTCACCTCGCTCACCAAGCAGGCGATGCCGGTGTTCCGCTACCGCACCCGCGACCTGACCCGCCTGCTTCCCGGTACGGCGCGCACCATGCGGCGCATGGAGAAGGTCACCGGCCGCACCGACGACATGATCATCCTGCGCGGGGTGAACCTCTTCCCGACCCAGATCGAGGAGCTGCTCCTCGGCACGCCGGAGCTCTCGCCGCACTTCCAGTGCGTGCTCTCGCGCGGCGGCACCCTCGATGAGATGACGGTGCTCGTCGAGCACCGCGAGGGGGTGGCGACCGCCTCCGCGGAGGAGGCCGGCCGCCACCTGCAGCACCTGGTCAAGAGCACGATCGGCGTCAGCGTCGGCATCGAGGTGCGCGAGCCGGGCGGGATCGAGCGGTCGGTGGGCAAGATGCGGCGCATCGTCGACCAGCGCCCGAAGCGCTGA
- the paaC gene encoding 1,2-phenylacetyl-CoA epoxidase subunit PaaC — translation MSHGAPDPNDAHGSVFDGLLGSDDSQWAFGTAFEDPLAGVDVTMPEGVAPAALATYCLMLADDALVLSHRVSEWCSNAPDLEEDIALANIALDLLGQARLLLARAAAADASVVPSLPEGSPVPPEDALAFFREAGDFRNVRMAEVDHGDFAHVVCRILLFSTVRLALLERLRGSRDRVLAAVAAKGVKELAYHRDYAGRWFLTLAQGTEESRRRLVAALDDLWPLYPELLATHDVEDQVAGAGVGVRPAEVADEVEVVLEQVLAMSGVERPERRALAGVRGRTGRDGLHTEALSRMLAEMQVVARAHPMGQW, via the coding sequence ATGTCCCACGGAGCACCCGACCCCAACGACGCGCACGGCTCGGTCTTCGACGGCCTGCTCGGCTCCGACGACTCGCAGTGGGCCTTCGGCACTGCCTTCGAGGACCCGCTCGCCGGCGTGGACGTGACGATGCCCGAGGGTGTCGCGCCGGCCGCGCTGGCGACGTACTGCCTGATGCTGGCCGACGACGCGCTCGTGCTCTCCCACCGCGTCTCGGAGTGGTGCAGCAACGCCCCGGACCTCGAGGAGGACATCGCGCTGGCCAACATCGCGCTCGACCTGCTCGGCCAGGCGCGGCTGCTGCTCGCCCGCGCCGCGGCGGCCGACGCCTCGGTGGTGCCGTCGCTGCCGGAGGGCTCGCCGGTGCCGCCCGAGGACGCGCTCGCGTTCTTCCGGGAGGCCGGCGACTTCCGCAACGTGCGCATGGCCGAGGTCGACCACGGCGACTTCGCCCACGTGGTCTGCCGGATCCTGCTCTTCTCGACGGTCCGGCTCGCGCTGCTGGAGCGGCTGCGGGGCAGCCGCGACCGAGTGCTCGCCGCCGTCGCGGCCAAGGGCGTCAAGGAGCTGGCCTACCACCGCGACTACGCCGGGCGCTGGTTCCTGACGCTCGCGCAGGGCACCGAGGAGTCCCGGCGCCGCCTGGTCGCCGCGCTCGACGACCTCTGGCCGCTCTATCCCGAGCTCCTCGCCACCCACGACGTCGAGGACCAGGTCGCCGGGGCCGGCGTGGGGGTCCGGCCCGCCGAGGTCGCCGACGAGGTCGAGGTCGTGCTCGAGCAGGTGCTCGCCATGAGCGGCGTCGAGCGCCCCGAGCGCCGTGCGCTCGCCGGCGTGCGCGGCCGCACCGGCCGCGACGGCCTGCACACCGAGGCCCTGAGCCGGATGCTCGCCGAGATGCAGGTGGTCGCCCGCGCCCACCCGATGGGCCAGTGGTGA
- a CDS encoding alpha/beta fold hydrolase: protein MQSMGILGSAWPGVIDETLDVGDRQVRVLRAPARKGAEDGMPQLLIHGLGASAVTWVEVMPGLSATGPVVAVDLPGFGQTTAGPDDALTVDSYVAFVLEVADALGWTRFDLHGNSMGGLIGVLLAAQQPERVARLVLVSPALPPSHPLRLLLPARATIGGMAPLMASTTTAAALGLIGAGASFDERRNRHLLRLIFTDPDGVRPELIGLMAQEFADTDDQVVAGRRRALRTALRSIAALWASPRRVLRAIAAVEAPTLIIGGTADALVPAKVLRQVLRSRPDWVGHVLDDRRHALMMESPEEYLDLVERWGEELQEAV, encoded by the coding sequence ATGCAATCCATGGGGATCCTCGGCTCGGCCTGGCCCGGCGTCATCGATGAGACGCTCGACGTGGGCGACCGGCAGGTGCGCGTCCTGCGCGCCCCGGCCCGCAAGGGCGCCGAGGACGGTATGCCCCAGCTGCTGATCCACGGCCTCGGCGCCTCCGCCGTGACCTGGGTCGAGGTGATGCCCGGCCTCAGCGCGACCGGGCCCGTCGTCGCCGTCGACTTGCCGGGCTTCGGCCAGACCACGGCCGGCCCCGACGACGCCCTCACCGTGGACTCCTACGTCGCCTTCGTGCTCGAGGTCGCCGATGCCCTCGGCTGGACCCGCTTCGACCTGCACGGCAACTCGATGGGCGGCCTCATCGGCGTACTCCTCGCCGCTCAGCAGCCCGAGCGCGTGGCCCGGCTGGTGCTGGTCTCCCCCGCGTTGCCGCCCTCCCACCCGCTGCGCCTGCTGCTGCCCGCGCGCGCCACCATCGGCGGCATGGCTCCGCTGATGGCGTCCACCACCACCGCGGCCGCCCTCGGCCTCATCGGCGCCGGAGCCTCTTTCGACGAGCGCCGCAACCGCCACCTGCTGCGCCTGATCTTCACCGACCCCGACGGCGTACGCCCCGAGCTGATCGGCCTCATGGCCCAGGAGTTCGCCGACACCGACGACCAGGTCGTCGCCGGTCGCCGCCGTGCCCTGCGCACCGCCCTGCGCTCGATCGCAGCCCTCTGGGCAAGCCCCCGCCGCGTCCTGCGCGCCATCGCCGCCGTCGAGGCACCGACCCTCATCATCGGCGGCACCGCCGACGCCCTGGTCCCCGCCAAGGTCCTCCGCCAGGTCCTCCGCTCCCGCCCCGACTGGGTCGGCCACGTCCTCGACGACCGCCGCCACGCGCTGATGATGGAGAGCCCCGAGGAGTACCTCGACCTCGTCGAGCGCTGGGGCGAGGAGCTGCAGGAAGCCGTCTGA
- a CDS encoding DUF1203 domain-containing protein: MNTDSSAVRSPVPFTLRLIDPDLLASWRAEGRPSEDVAALVASGGERVRCCLRDAAAGERLLLVSYSPPLPAPSPYAETGAVFVHAEECEGPERLDRFPLSWEGRPQVLRAYDERGCIHPATRVHEHGPTHDAVATLLAEPGVVEVHSRNLAYGCFMVAAKPR; the protein is encoded by the coding sequence ATGAACACCGACTCCTCCGCCGTGCGGTCGCCCGTTCCCTTCACGCTGCGGCTGATCGATCCCGACCTGCTCGCCTCCTGGCGCGCCGAGGGGCGTCCGAGCGAGGACGTCGCCGCGCTGGTGGCCTCGGGCGGGGAGCGGGTCCGTTGCTGTCTTCGGGACGCGGCGGCAGGCGAGCGACTGCTGCTCGTCTCCTACAGCCCGCCGTTGCCGGCGCCCAGCCCCTACGCCGAGACCGGTGCGGTCTTCGTCCACGCCGAGGAGTGCGAGGGCCCCGAGCGGCTCGACCGGTTCCCGCTGTCCTGGGAGGGCCGACCGCAGGTGCTGCGCGCCTACGACGAGCGCGGATGCATCCACCCGGCGACCCGGGTGCACGAGCATGGTCCGACGCACGACGCCGTCGCGACCCTGCTCGCCGAGCCCGGCGTGGTCGAGGTGCACTCGCGCAACCTCGCCTACGGCTGCTTCATGGTCGCGGCCAAGCCGCGCTAG